From the Bdellovibrio reynosensis genome, one window contains:
- the rpoN gene encoding RNA polymerase factor sigma-54 has product MALRQTMNLSQSLVITPQLQQAIKLLQMSRMELESAVRSELEENPILEEAETLKEEDLQRTKDAANEVEHSEAAPDQNVQDPQKQDEFEWESYIEANQKPPQSGMAGSEEIMNYENVITASQTLHDHLYWQVKMNGFSEEEEQAADALIGAIDDDGYIKIPLEQIAEEEKVDLGLLQDTLTLIHEFDPAGVGARDLKECLLIQAKHLEEDTHDLVNLINNHLKDLEKKNYEAIAKALNRDVEDIIEICKIIYAMDPKPGRAFVASDTHYVTPDVYVYKVGDDYVVSLNEDGLPRLKISNFYKNMLKGGKTTGDKTQDYIQEKLRSAVWLIKSIHQRQRTIYKVAESIVKHQRDFFDRGSEYLKPMVLRDIANDIGMHESTVSRVTTAKYVHTPQGIYELKYFFNSGISSSDGDSLASESVKIKIKDLVAKEDPKNPLSDQKIVDLLKVEGIQIARRTVAKYRDVLKILPSSQRKKYF; this is encoded by the coding sequence ATGGCTCTTCGACAGACGATGAACCTGAGCCAGTCTCTGGTGATCACTCCGCAACTGCAGCAGGCGATCAAGCTTTTGCAGATGTCTCGTATGGAGTTAGAGTCGGCTGTTCGCTCTGAACTAGAAGAAAATCCAATCCTTGAAGAAGCAGAAACTTTGAAAGAAGAAGATCTGCAAAGGACTAAAGATGCGGCGAATGAAGTAGAACATTCTGAAGCTGCCCCTGATCAAAACGTTCAAGACCCGCAAAAACAAGATGAGTTTGAGTGGGAATCCTATATCGAAGCCAATCAAAAGCCACCTCAATCAGGAATGGCAGGTTCTGAAGAGATCATGAACTATGAGAACGTCATCACGGCGTCTCAGACTTTGCATGATCACCTTTACTGGCAAGTGAAGATGAACGGTTTTTCTGAAGAAGAAGAGCAAGCAGCCGATGCTTTGATCGGCGCCATCGACGACGACGGTTACATTAAGATTCCCTTAGAACAGATCGCGGAAGAAGAAAAAGTTGATTTAGGTCTTTTGCAAGACACCTTAACTTTGATCCACGAATTTGATCCAGCGGGCGTTGGCGCCAGAGATCTAAAAGAGTGTCTATTAATCCAAGCAAAACACTTGGAAGAAGATACCCACGATCTAGTGAATTTAATTAATAATCATCTTAAAGATCTTGAGAAAAAGAATTACGAAGCTATTGCGAAAGCGTTGAATCGTGATGTTGAAGATATTATTGAGATCTGCAAAATTATTTATGCGATGGACCCTAAACCAGGACGTGCATTTGTTGCTAGTGACACCCACTATGTGACTCCGGATGTTTACGTTTACAAAGTTGGCGATGATTACGTTGTCTCTTTGAATGAAGACGGTCTTCCGCGTTTAAAAATTTCGAATTTTTATAAAAACATGCTTAAAGGTGGCAAAACTACAGGTGATAAAACCCAGGATTATATTCAAGAAAAACTGCGTTCTGCGGTTTGGTTGATTAAATCCATCCACCAAAGACAGCGCACGATTTACAAAGTGGCTGAATCCATCGTTAAGCACCAACGCGACTTCTTTGATCGCGGTTCTGAATACTTAAAACCGATGGTATTGCGTGATATCGCAAACGACATCGGCATGCATGAATCGACTGTAAGTCGTGTAACAACTGCGAAGTACGTGCATACACCACAAGGTATTTACGAGCTAAAATACTTCTTCAACTCTGGAATCAGTTCTTCAGATGGAGATTCATTAGCAAGTGAATCAGTAAAAATTAAAATCAAAGACTTGGTGGCAAAAGAAGATCCAAAAAATCCTCTTTCAGACCAAAAAATCGTGGATCTTTTAAAAGTAGAGGGCATCCAAATCGCCCGTCGTACGGTAGCAAAATACCGTGACGTACTTAAAATTCTTCCATCGTCCCAGCGCAAAAAATACTTCTAA
- the lptB gene encoding LPS export ABC transporter ATP-binding protein: MSMLTIKDISKSFKKRRVVDGVSFSVESGQVVGLLGPNGAGKTTSFYMVVGLVQSDSGTINIDEVNISKEPMYRRARVGLSYLAQEPSIFRKLTVAENIVVALEAHGYSGAQRSEKLEQLIGDFHINHIRDSYGYALSGGERRRVEIARALAGSPKFLLLDEPFAGIDPIAVADIQNIIRDLKAKGIGVLITDHNVRETLGICDYAYILKDGKIQVSGSSDEIATSELARKFYLGENFKL; this comes from the coding sequence ATGAGTATGCTCACCATCAAAGACATTTCTAAATCCTTCAAAAAACGCAGGGTCGTTGATGGCGTTTCATTTTCAGTAGAATCGGGCCAAGTCGTGGGTTTACTAGGTCCGAACGGAGCTGGAAAGACGACCTCATTTTATATGGTGGTGGGCCTTGTTCAGTCAGATTCGGGTACTATCAATATCGATGAAGTAAATATATCTAAAGAGCCTATGTACCGTCGTGCCCGGGTGGGTTTAAGTTACCTAGCACAGGAACCAAGCATTTTCCGCAAACTAACAGTGGCCGAAAATATCGTTGTGGCATTAGAAGCCCATGGTTATAGCGGAGCCCAACGCTCTGAAAAGTTAGAGCAGCTGATTGGCGACTTCCATATCAATCATATTCGCGACAGCTACGGTTATGCGCTGTCGGGTGGTGAAAGACGTCGTGTTGAAATCGCTAGAGCCTTAGCCGGCTCGCCAAAGTTTCTTTTGCTTGATGAACCCTTTGCCGGTATCGATCCGATTGCGGTCGCAGACATTCAAAATATCATCCGCGATCTTAAGGCCAAAGGTATAGGAGTTCTAATCACGGATCACAACGTTCGTGAGACTTTAGGCATTTGCGATTATGCTTATATTTTAAAGGATGGGAAAATACAGGTCAGTGGAAGCTCTGATGAGATTGCAACTTCTGAACTTGCCCGTAAGTTCTATTTAGGCGAGAACTTTAAGCTCTAA
- the lptC gene encoding LPS export ABC transporter periplasmic protein LptC, with protein sequence MAKFKNLIFGTLLVILFVEILIVFPSKLEIEDEAAVRKRAEEQERIQEEKEKRIARGEKVEEPSSLAEQKMQGVHLVESQSGTRDWELYAASAEGSQTAGTWKLKQVKVFFYNQEKVEFTVTGDSGTIDSKSKDLSVIGNVVTRSENGYVFNTPSIFYSAKKRQIDSPEKVSMKGPDDTTGEGLSVLGGRMRVLVDQSKMLIQDKVAASKSVNDNKRFDILADSAEFSGKHKQAKFQGAVRLVYDKMTLEGPEASFLYKSGADILSSVAVSGGVKVSDLDKFATSESVNLDLLTNKYVFKGSPKVIQNNDELTGEEIIFLEGGKKVKVERVRAKVENKDQ encoded by the coding sequence ATGGCTAAATTTAAGAATCTCATCTTTGGAACACTGCTAGTTATCCTGTTTGTCGAGATTCTTATCGTTTTCCCTTCAAAGCTTGAAATCGAAGATGAAGCGGCTGTGCGCAAAAGAGCCGAAGAGCAAGAACGTATCCAAGAAGAAAAAGAAAAACGTATTGCGCGCGGGGAAAAAGTCGAAGAGCCATCAAGTCTTGCAGAACAAAAAATGCAAGGCGTTCACCTTGTAGAAAGTCAATCAGGCACCCGCGACTGGGAGCTTTATGCAGCTTCCGCAGAAGGAAGCCAAACCGCAGGAACCTGGAAACTGAAGCAAGTTAAAGTCTTTTTTTACAATCAGGAAAAGGTTGAATTTACTGTGACCGGGGACAGCGGGACCATCGACTCTAAATCGAAAGATCTTAGCGTTATTGGCAACGTGGTCACTCGTTCTGAAAACGGTTATGTGTTCAACACGCCTTCTATTTTTTATTCAGCAAAAAAGCGTCAAATCGATAGCCCTGAAAAAGTCAGTATGAAGGGCCCCGATGATACAACAGGGGAAGGTCTTTCTGTACTTGGCGGCCGAATGCGAGTGCTTGTGGATCAATCTAAGATGTTGATCCAAGATAAAGTAGCAGCAAGCAAGTCTGTGAACGATAATAAAAGATTCGATATTTTAGCTGACTCTGCTGAATTTAGTGGAAAACATAAGCAAGCTAAATTCCAAGGGGCCGTGCGCTTAGTTTATGACAAGATGACTTTAGAAGGACCCGAAGCCTCCTTTTTATATAAATCGGGCGCCGACATTCTTTCTTCGGTGGCAGTCAGTGGTGGCGTGAAAGTCAGCGACTTAGATAAATTTGCTACCTCTGAAAGCGTCAACCTAGACCTTTTAACAAATAAGTACGTCTTCAAGGGCAGCCCAAAGGTCATTCAAAACAACGATGAACTTACCGGAGAGGAAATCATCTTCCTCGAAGGTGGAAAAAAGGTTAAAGTTGAACGAGTACGTGCCAAGGTGGAGAATAAAGATCAATGA
- a CDS encoding ExbD/TolR family protein: protein MAIFRPGERHRYHNILSKRKGKRDVTALLSLTAMVDMFTVLVIFLLQNYNATGEILYIPKEVVLPKASAVRELKPAHVVTISNKEILLDKDTVATFDEVKGSEDWNIPNLKTQLEAALAKSKAEQESKLQNQIRDVVETTRGESEEDPNAWSKVTIQADKGVDFLTVKKVLFTVTEAGAGEINFAVTKQPQESTSN, encoded by the coding sequence ATGGCCATCTTTAGACCCGGTGAAAGACACCGTTACCATAACATTCTAAGCAAAAGAAAAGGGAAGCGTGATGTAACTGCGCTTCTATCACTGACAGCGATGGTGGATATGTTCACCGTGCTAGTGATCTTTCTTTTGCAAAACTACAATGCGACTGGCGAAATTCTTTATATTCCTAAAGAAGTTGTTTTGCCAAAAGCATCTGCGGTGCGCGAGTTAAAGCCTGCCCACGTAGTGACAATTTCTAATAAAGAAATTCTTTTGGATAAGGACACTGTAGCTACTTTCGATGAAGTAAAGGGATCAGAAGATTGGAATATTCCAAATCTGAAGACCCAGTTAGAAGCTGCGTTAGCTAAGTCCAAAGCAGAGCAAGAAAGTAAATTGCAAAACCAAATTCGCGACGTAGTTGAAACAACACGTGGTGAAAGTGAAGAAGATCCTAATGCATGGAGCAAAGTGACCATTCAGGCCGACAAAGGCGTGGACTTCTTAACTGTTAAAAAAGTGTTGTTCACCGTGACTGAGGCTGGAGCTGGCGAAATTAATTTCGCAGTGACTAAACAACCTCAGGAATCGACTTCCAACTAA
- a CDS encoding ExbD/TolR family protein, whose protein sequence is MAHIDSGDSRGRKKNIELNLVPFIDLMSVLITFLLITAVWTQVSMIQIGSSLYGKKMDTQPSPTPPPNADVVVKVDVKEVGYVLTVGRQVISLPMVNEQFDDAGLVAQLQRVKQLYPEKVDAVVSVADAVPYEQLIKAMDNCLSAGFSAISVATGGPN, encoded by the coding sequence ATGGCTCATATAGATAGCGGTGATTCCAGAGGAAGAAAGAAGAATATCGAGTTGAATCTCGTGCCTTTCATCGACTTGATGAGCGTTCTCATCACGTTCCTCTTGATCACGGCCGTATGGACCCAAGTGTCTATGATTCAAATTGGCAGTTCCCTGTATGGGAAGAAAATGGACACGCAGCCTTCTCCGACGCCGCCGCCGAATGCCGATGTGGTAGTGAAAGTGGACGTGAAAGAAGTGGGCTATGTTTTAACTGTTGGGAGACAAGTGATCAGTCTTCCTATGGTGAACGAGCAATTTGATGATGCAGGCCTTGTAGCGCAACTTCAGCGTGTAAAGCAGCTGTATCCTGAAAAAGTGGATGCAGTTGTCAGCGTTGCCGATGCAGTTCCTTATGAACAGCTTATCAAAGCCATGGATAATTGCTTAAGCGCTGGCTTTTCAGCAATTTCTGTAGCAACAGGAGGGCCGAATTAA
- a CDS encoding MotA/TolQ/ExbB proton channel family protein, which translates to MNPTVTVDNMNFIQRAFAEGGFVMYVIAVIAILAVFVIVERLMKLKNLSVDKKEFTDQIFRMVVAGDLRQAISYCDARPAPLTNTVKAGLVQAMNKRPDEEVQVAMDAAVMREMPKVEGWTSFLAVFGNVAVLAGLLGTIIGMIGSFRAVAAADPATKALELSKGISHALNCTAFGLLVAIISIVAYGLFQHRIQKTENEVIETSMSLLNLVVANREKIKD; encoded by the coding sequence GTGAACCCAACAGTAACAGTAGACAACATGAATTTCATCCAGCGCGCATTCGCAGAGGGTGGTTTCGTCATGTACGTGATCGCAGTTATCGCTATCTTGGCGGTGTTTGTGATCGTGGAAAGATTGATGAAATTAAAAAACCTTTCAGTGGATAAAAAAGAATTCACTGACCAAATTTTCAGAATGGTTGTAGCAGGTGATTTACGCCAAGCTATCAGCTATTGCGATGCTCGTCCGGCTCCGTTGACGAACACGGTTAAAGCAGGTCTAGTTCAGGCGATGAATAAACGCCCTGACGAAGAAGTGCAAGTAGCAATGGATGCAGCAGTTATGAGAGAAATGCCAAAAGTAGAAGGTTGGACTTCGTTCTTGGCAGTTTTCGGTAACGTTGCCGTTCTTGCCGGTCTTCTAGGAACGATCATCGGTATGATCGGTTCATTCCGTGCAGTGGCTGCAGCGGATCCTGCAACTAAAGCATTGGAACTTTCAAAAGGTATCTCACACGCCCTGAACTGTACGGCGTTTGGTCTTTTAGTGGCGATCATCTCTATCGTTGCTTACGGTTTGTTCCAACATCGTATTCAAAAAACGGAAAACGAAGTTATCGAAACAAGCATGAGTCTTTTGAACTTGGTTGTAGCTAATAGAGAAAAGATTAAAGACTAG